Proteins encoded together in one Streptomyces sp. TLI_171 window:
- a CDS encoding TetR/AcrR family transcriptional regulator C-terminal domain-containing protein: MAERQAARRGRGERVGLSRQQVLDAALGLVDRDGLKALTMRSLGQELGVEAMTLYHYVPNKDALLDGLVEQVFTAATPAMDASADWRTALHAYAAALREGLLRHPAVLPIATSRPAVTPATLDDLEALLRLLTAGGFPLGSALHALNSLSVFVIGHATAEARIAVEAGEAGGVDWLAALGAERYPLLVRAATDGIGTDDAERFAFALDALLLGFSALRSG; the protein is encoded by the coding sequence ATGGCGGAGCGTCAGGCGGCCCGGCGCGGGCGGGGCGAGCGGGTCGGGCTGAGCAGGCAGCAGGTGCTCGATGCGGCGCTCGGCCTGGTCGACCGGGACGGACTCAAGGCTCTGACGATGCGTTCGCTCGGCCAGGAGCTGGGCGTGGAGGCGATGACCCTCTACCACTACGTGCCCAACAAGGACGCCTTGCTGGACGGCCTGGTGGAGCAGGTGTTCACGGCTGCCACCCCCGCCATGGACGCCTCCGCCGACTGGCGCACGGCCCTGCACGCGTACGCCGCCGCCCTGCGCGAGGGTCTGCTGCGGCACCCGGCCGTGCTACCGATCGCCACCTCCCGACCCGCCGTCACCCCTGCGACCCTCGACGACCTCGAGGCACTCCTGCGCCTGCTCACAGCTGGGGGCTTTCCGCTCGGTAGCGCCTTGCATGCGCTCAACTCCCTCTCGGTGTTCGTGATCGGCCACGCGACGGCGGAGGCCCGGATCGCGGTCGAAGCCGGAGAAGCCGGTGGCGTCGACTGGTTGGCCGCGCTCGGGGCGGAGCGGTACCCGCTGCTGGTCCGCGCCGCGACCGACGGGATCGGCACGGACGACGCCGAGCGGTTCGCCTTCGCGCTCGATGCCCTGCTGCTCGGCTTCTCCGCGCTGCGCTCGGGTTGA